The genomic interval TTCGTCTTCACCGCCGGTCACCGCGTCAAAACGCTGTGCTTCTTTGGTGGTTCCGAGCGTAACGGTACAGAGCGTCTGCGTTTCACCGCGGCCGAATACGGCCGAACCATGCAGTTGCGGGAATACTCCGACCTGAATGTCGAGCGGGCGGATTTCCAACATACCACGCCCTCCGATCCGGGTATGGTCTTCAAGAACGTTTTTACGGACCGTTTCCACTTCCAGATCGTGGAAAGCGTGGAAATATTCATCTTCCGTCATCTCCGGGAAGAGATCCTGCATCTGCGGTTTTAACTCTTCCTTCAGGGCGCTAACCGCATCCTGACGTTCGAGCTTTCCGCTGATTTTCATCAGCTCTTTGAACTTATCACCAACGAGTTCACGGGCTTTATCCAGCAGCGTGGTGTCTTTCGGTTCCGGAGCGTATACTTTTTCCGGAAGACCGAGTTCAGCCCGAAGCTTCAGCTGACCGTCGATAATTTTAACCACTTCGGCATGCGCCGTTTTCATGGCTTCAATAAATTCAGCTTCAGGAATTTCCTTAGCGGAACCTTCAATCATCATCACCTTGTCACGCGATCCACAATAGGTCAGGTCTATGTCAGACGCGGCCAGCTGATCATGATTCGGGTTGATGATCCATTCGCCATCGTTACGGACGATCCGGACTGCGCCGATCGGGCCGTCAAACGGCAGATCGGTCAATGTCAGCGCCGCAGAAGCGGCATTCACGCTCAGCACATCGGTATCAAGCGTCTGGTCAGAGCTGATCAGCATGTTGTTGATCTGTACTTCGCGGTGGAAGTTGTCCGGGAAGAGCGTGCGGATCGGACGGTCTGTCACACGCATGGTAAGGATTTCCTTCTCAGAAGGACGGGCCTCACGTTTAATGTAGCCCCCCGGAAAACGGCCGGCTGCATAGAATTTTTCGCGGTATTCCACCTGCAGCGGGAAAAAATCCACGCCTTCTTTGGCTTCTTTCGCGGAAGTGACTGCGGAGAACACGACGTTTGCTCCGATACCACAGGTAACAGCACCGTCTGCCTGCTTAGCGAGCAGCCCGGTTTCGAGGGTCATGGTTTTTCCACCGACCTCGAATTCAACTTTGGTTGTACCCTTCATAACTTCATCTGCGCCCTTGCTAAAATTTTGTTCTGAAGAGCGCACCTTTCCTTGTTGTTTTTTGCCGTCCCATTGACGGCGATTATAAACGAAGCAAGCCCTTTACTTGAGATAAAGGGCTTACAAACGAATTACGGATTGTAGAACATCCGGTCAAACGACTTATTTACGAAGTCCAAGCTTATTGATCAGCTCTTTATAACGTGCGTCGTCTTTTTTCTGCAAATAGCTCAGCAGTTTTCGGCGCTTGTTCACCATCATGATGAGGCCGCGGCGCGAACTGTGGTCTTTTTTATGTGTCTTCAGATGCTCGGTCAATTCCTTGATGCGGGTAGTCAGTAACGCAACCTGAACCTCTACGGAACCGGTGTCCTGCTCGCCGCGCTTGAATTCGTTTTTAATTTCAGCTTTTACTGCTTGATCCATTGCTATGGACTCCTGTTGATATAGTTCTCTCTCAAAAAGTAAGAGCGGGACTATACGCACCGCCTCACCCCGTGTAAAGCACAGTTTCTCAAGGTTTTTCCGCCTGTTTTTGCAACCCGGAAAACTCAACCCCGAAGCGGCAGTGAATGCTGAAAAAGCAACGAATAGATATATTTACAGAGTATTCATTGTTTTTCAGCATTCATTGCGACTGAACCGCCCGCCTATTTTATTACGAAATCCGGTTCCGAATCATGATGATCGAATTCCGGCAGAATACACATCAGTTTATCGCGCTCTGCACGATGCGCCGCAGAGACCTTTTCCCAATCTCTGATCTGCGGGAAACGAATCAGATCATCCGGCTGATGCTCCACATCCCACCATTTTCCAAAACCGTCTTTCATCACCTTTTTTCCGCGAATCAGCTGCATACCGCCACGATAAGCATAAATCCAGTCACGATGATCCTGTTTATCCGTGGTCAGATACGGCCAAAGGCTCTTACCATGGATTTTATAATCGGCCGGAATTTCATACCCCATAATATCCGCCAGTGTCGGCAGCACATCAGCAATATTCACCAGAATATCCTGCTCGCCCTTTTTCGTGAAATCCGCCCCCGGCGCATAAACCATAAACGGGACATGACAGCCTTTCTGACGATCCGGGCTCCCCTTGCCGTACGTACTGGTTCCATTATCTGCACAGAAAATGAGAATCGTATTATCCGCAATGCCAAGCTCATCAAACTTCTTCAGATACTGCCAGATCTGAAAATCGATGTATTCCACATGGGTATGTATCCCCGGTTCCGTAACCGTACCATGCGTATCGTATCTCCCGTTATCGCCCGTTATATTCGGCTCTGTCCGGATATATTTTTTCCCGTCCCATTTAATACCCGGCGTCCCCGGCCATTTATTCCCCGACTCCGGATGCAGCCAGTCAAAACCGTCATGCCCAAGGTGAGTGGTGTGATAAACAAAAAACGGCCTGCCCTCATGATGCTTCCGCTCCATGAAGTCGAAAACAAAATCAAGCTCCACATCCGGTCCATACGTATTAAGACCGTAGTTTTTACGATCTTCTTCAGAAACCGGCCAATAGGTGCAGTTCTGCTCTGCAGTCGCCGGCGGTACAGTAGGATGATTCATCAAAGCTACAGACGGCTTCCAGTACCAGGATGTTTGAGCATAGTGCGAGAGCTCTTTCCCTGTATCTTCATTCACCTGTGTCTTCTTTTTCCCTTTCACATCCGTCAGCACAAAATCGGTATAAGGATTTTTCGGAAAGAGATAGGAACCCGGCGTGAAAACACCTTCATCAAAACCAAACAGTCGATGATCACACTTTTTCATCTGGGTTTTTCCGACCCATTGGGTCGCATACCCGGCCTTTTGCGCCACATGGCCTATCAGCAGCGGAGATGAAACGTAAAGAGGAACCACCCAGTCAGTTTTCTTCCCGTTTTCCACAATTCCGCCCAGATCACCGTTATGCCACCACTTATGCAGATTCGCATAGCGCCCCGTCATCATCATTGCCCGGCTCGGCGAACAGACCGTTGCCGCCCAGGCGGTTCTGATCCAGGCCCCCTTTTCCGCCAGCCTGTCGAGCACGGGCGTCTTCGCCCGATAACCCATATCCTGTGTATCGCGGCCCTTCGCATCGCTCCAGACAGAACTGCCATAGAACGGGATTTCGCGTGCGGAAATATCATCGGCAAACACCAGCACCACATTCGGTTTATCCAGTTTCGCCGACACACTGACAGCACCCGCCGTCAATAACACCAAAAGCATCCGTTTCATCATCTCATCCTTTTTTCCAGAAGTTGAAACCAAAGGACGAACGTAGCATACCGGTCCCTCTCCGCGTCAGCTGACCGAAAGTATTACCCCTTCGGCTCCTGCCCGGAACGAATACACATCCCCTTCCGTCTTTCCTGCCAGCGCTGCCCCCACGGGCGACTCCGGCGTAATCACTGTAACAGCCACTCCATCATCAACCGTCACCTCGGTACCGCCGCCACAGTCCAGCAGAAAAAACCAGTCTCTAAAACCGTCCATTTCCGCCTCAATCAGCGCTCCGGTTCCAATCGGTTTCCCTGAAAAATCCGGCGGTTGAAAACTGCGCAGTTCCAACACCCCGGCAGCCAACGCTTCAAACTGTTTGGCCAGCCCGCGTGCCAGATAGGACTGCTCTAAACCGCAGGTATCCCATTTGCTCTCCGCTTTGGCTTCAACATGCGTCGCCCCCTCCGCGGCCATTTTCTGCCCCTTTAACTGTACCCGAAGCTCCTCTTCCAGCGCATCAATCACGGCTTTCAGAACATTTGATTTATCCATTTTACCACTCCGGCTCTTCAACCGGATCGGTCGAATAGGGTTTACACTGTGCCGCAATCTGCGGCGAAACACGTACGAGCAGCTCAGCGTTGGCGCCCTCGTATTCCTGTTCCAGAATCGATGCATTCTTCTGCAGCGTCGCCAGCAGCTTGCCTTCGCTCAACGGCACCGAAAGCCTCATTTCGACCTTCCGCCCTTTCAGACAGTCGGCCAGTTCATCAAAAAGAAGATCGATATTTTCGCCTTCGCGCGCAGAAACCGCCACCGACTTCGGAAACTGACGCTGCAGGCGTTTGGCCGCGTTACGGCCTTTTTCATCATCGATTTTATTAAAAACATAAAGCATCGGCTTTTCGAGCCCGCCGATTTCATCCAGCACTTTGTGCACCGCCTCAATCTGCGTATCCACCTGCGGATGCGATGCATCGATTACATGCACCAGCAGGTCAGCTTCGACCACCTCCTCCAACGTCGCCTTGAACGAATCCACCAGATGATGCGGCAGTTTCTGAATAAATCCCACCGTATCGGTCATCAGCATCGGCTCATGATTCGGCAGCTCCACCTGCCGCGTCGTTGGATCCAACGTGGCGAAAAGCTGATTTTCCGCATAGATATCGGCCCCGGAAAGCCGGTTCAACAGCGTTGATTTTCCGGCATTGGTGTAACCGACAATCGAAACCAGCGCCCAGCCGTGGCGCCGGCGTCCTTTTCGTTGCTCAGTACGGCGCGTCCGCACCAGTTCGAGATCACGTTTTAACGTACGGATCAGCTCCTGCAGGCGGCGGCGGTCCATTTCGAGCTGCGTCTCTCCCGGCCCCTTCAGCCCGATGCCGCCCTTCTGGCGCTCAAGGTGCGTCCACATATTCCGCAGACGCGGAAGCAGATACTGATGCTGTGCCAGTTCAACCTGAAGACAGCCCTCTTTGGTCTGGGCCCGCTGCGCGAAAATATCCAGAATCAGCTGTGTGCGGTCGAGCACACGGGTCTCAAACACCTTCTGCAGGTTTCGGCCCTGCGCCGGAGTCAGATCATCATCAAAAACAACCAGCG from Verrucomicrobia bacterium S94 carries:
- the pnp gene encoding polyribonucleotide nucleotidyltransferase — translated: MKGTTKVEFEVGGKTMTLETGLLAKQADGAVTCGIGANVVFSAVTSAKEAKEGVDFFPLQVEYREKFYAAGRFPGGYIKREARPSEKEILTMRVTDRPIRTLFPDNFHREVQINNMLISSDQTLDTDVLSVNAASAALTLTDLPFDGPIGAVRIVRNDGEWIINPNHDQLAASDIDLTYCGSRDKVMMIEGSAKEIPEAEFIEAMKTAHAEVVKIIDGQLKLRAELGLPEKVYAPEPKDTTLLDKARELVGDKFKELMKISGKLERQDAVSALKEELKPQMQDLFPEMTEDEYFHAFHDLEVETVRKNVLEDHTRIGGRGMLEIRPLDIQVGVFPQLHGSAVFGRGETQTLCTVTLGTTKEAQRFDAVTGGEDEKNFILHYNFPPYSVGECGRLGMTSRREIGHGNLAERSIAPVMPDDFPYTVRVVSEVMGSNGSSSMASACGGCLALMDAGVPLKAPVAGISVGLFTDGQDKSVEVIDILGVEDHCGDMDFKVVGTRKGITGFQVDLKVHGMNWDQVEEAFEIARKGRCDILDQMEAVISSPRQELAATAPRITTVKIDPEKIGALIGPGGKHIRAITDGTGAQIDIEEDGTVNIFAVDADAMEAAIREVNALTAEIEIGRIYDGKVIAVKDFGAFVECMPGKEGLVHISEMANERIDSVDSICKPGDAMRVKCIDIDNQGRVRLSRKAALNDDAEAGE
- a CDS encoding 30S ribosomal protein S15, with protein sequence MAMDQAVKAEIKNEFKRGEQDTGSVEVQVALLTTRIKELTEHLKTHKKDHSSRRGLIMMVNKRRKLLSYLQKKDDARYKELINKLGLRK
- a CDS encoding sulfatase, which encodes MMKRMLLVLLTAGAVSVSAKLDKPNVVLVFADDISAREIPFYGSSVWSDAKGRDTQDMGYRAKTPVLDRLAEKGAWIRTAWAATVCSPSRAMMMTGRYANLHKWWHNGDLGGIVENGKKTDWVVPLYVSSPLLIGHVAQKAGYATQWVGKTQMKKCDHRLFGFDEGVFTPGSYLFPKNPYTDFVLTDVKGKKKTQVNEDTGKELSHYAQTSWYWKPSVALMNHPTVPPATAEQNCTYWPVSEEDRKNYGLNTYGPDVELDFVFDFMERKHHEGRPFFVYHTTHLGHDGFDWLHPESGNKWPGTPGIKWDGKKYIRTEPNITGDNGRYDTHGTVTEPGIHTHVEYIDFQIWQYLKKFDELGIADNTILIFCADNGTSTYGKGSPDRQKGCHVPFMVYAPGADFTKKGEQDILVNIADVLPTLADIMGYEIPADYKIHGKSLWPYLTTDKQDHRDWIYAYRGGMQLIRGKKVMKDGFGKWWDVEHQPDDLIRFPQIRDWEKVSAAHRAERDKLMCILPEFDHHDSEPDFVIK
- a CDS encoding transcription elongation factor GreAB; the protein is MDKSNVLKAVIDALEEELRVQLKGQKMAAEGATHVEAKAESKWDTCGLEQSYLARGLAKQFEALAAGVLELRSFQPPDFSGKPIGTGALIEAEMDGFRDWFFLLDCGGGTEVTVDDGVAVTVITPESPVGAALAGKTEGDVYSFRAGAEGVILSVS
- the hflX gene encoding GTPase HflX; its protein translation is MPELVETEDKSVETVVLVGVVLRNEEEWRVKDTMDELAQLAESAGAEVKGRFMVRQQKIKAGHYIGTGKAEEISDWIKENRVSLVVFDDDLTPAQGRNLQKVFETRVLDRTQLILDIFAQRAQTKEGCLQVELAQHQYLLPRLRNMWTHLERQKGGIGLKGPGETQLEMDRRRLQELIRTLKRDLELVRTRRTEQRKGRRRHGWALVSIVGYTNAGKSTLLNRLSGADIYAENQLFATLDPTTRQVELPNHEPMLMTDTVGFIQKLPHHLVDSFKATLEEVVEADLLVHVIDASHPQVDTQIEAVHKVLDEIGGLEKPMLYVFNKIDDEKGRNAAKRLQRQFPKSVAVSAREGENIDLLFDELADCLKGRKVEMRLSVPLSEGKLLATLQKNASILEQEYEGANAELLVRVSPQIAAQCKPYSTDPVEEPEW